DNA sequence from the Streptomyces sp. HUAS 15-9 genome:
GTACCTGGACGAACTCGTCTTCTGGGGCGGCTCGGCGGGCGAGGGACTGATCCTCGCCCCGAACGCGCCGATCGTGGACGCCGCCCACCGGCACGGCGTGCCCGTCCTCGGCAACATCTTCCTGCCGCCCGTCGCCTACGGCGGTCAGCTCCAGTGGACCCGCGACCTCGTCCAGAAGGACTCCACCGGGCACTACCCGCTGGCCGCGCAGCTCGTGGCCGTGGCGGCGGCCCACGGCTTCGACGGTTGGTTCGTGAACGCCGAGACGGGCGGCGGGAACAGCGCCCTGGGCTCCGCCATGCTCGGATTCGTACGGGAGCTGAAGTTGCTCGCCGCGGCGCAGGGGCAGCGGGTCACCTGGTACGACGCCATGACCGTGAACGGGAGCGTGAGCTGGCAGGGGGCGCTCGACAGCCGGAACCAGGCGTTCTTCCAGGCCGCCGACGACATGTTCGTCGACTTCCGCTGGAGCTCGGGCACGCTCGCCTCCTCGGGGCGCAAGGCCGTCCAACTGGGGCGCAGCCGCTATGAGTTGTGGGCGGGCGTCGATGTCGAGTCAGGCGGCTCGAACACCTCGGTGAACTGGGACGCGATCGTGCCGACCGGGAAGACACACGTCACCTCGATCGGCTTCTACCGGCCCGAGTGGACGCGCAACCATCTGCCGGCGGGGCGCACCCCGGGCGACTTCCACGCCGCCGACGACCGGTTCTGGACCGGGCGGTCGCTGGATCCGTCGCGGCCGGACGGGAGCGACCCGTGGCGGGCGCCGGCGGTGTCGGTCGCGGACCGTTCGACCGTGTCGTCGGTGCCGTTCGCGAGCGTCTTCAACACCGGGCACGGGCTGCGCTGGTACCAGGACGGAGCGGTCGCCTCGGACACGCCGTGGAACCACCTCGGCCTCCAGGACCGGCTGCCGTCCCGCCGATGGGTGGTGCGCGCGAGGGGGCAGCGGCCGACCGTCACCTTCGACTTCGCGGACGCGTGGCGGGGCGGCAGCAGTGTGCTGGTGGACGGTGAACTGGATCAACCGGTCGTGCTGGACCTGTATGCGACACGGCTGCCGATCACTGTTGACACGGTTGTCGAGCTGACGCATCGGGCCGACGCTGGGGGTGTGAACGTCGAGCTCGCTGTTGCCACCGCCGAGCCGGGCGGCGCCGGTGCGACACTGCCGTACGCCTACCTGCCTGTGAACTCGGTCAACGCCTGGCACACGTCGACGGTACGGCTCACCGGCCTGTCCGGGACGATCCACGCCCTCGGTATCCGTCTCACCGTCCCGGGCGGCGGCTCCGTGCGCTGGCGGCTGGGCGGCCTCGCCGTCCACGACACCGCCGCGACCCCGGCTGCCCCCGCCGACCTGCGGATCACTGCCGCCTCCGGGGGCGACCTGCGCTTCGCCTGGGGCGCCGCTCCCGGCCCCGTACGCCACTACGAGCTCCACCGCCTCCTGCCCGACGGCACCCGCCGTTTCCTCGGCGGTACCTGTCAGCGCGCCTACCACGTGGCCGGTCTGCAACCCGCACCGGGAGAGACGACCGCACGATTCGAAATGCGCTCGGTGGGGGAGCTGTACAACGCCTCGCCTCCCGTGACCGTCACCCACACCTGGTAATCACCGGAACCCAGCAGGGAGCACCCCGCATGCATGACGACCGCAGCCTGGTCGAAGCCCGACTGAGGCGCGTCCTCGACGAACGCGTCCGCCCCGCCGTGTACCCCGAGTCCGTGCCCCTCCAGGTCGCGGTGTGGCACGCGCCCGGCGAACCCGTACCGGTCGACGAGGGGCTCACGGCCGAGCCCGAGCCGATCGCGGTCGGCGACCGGTGGGGTGCGCCCTGGGGCACCAGCTGGTTCCGCGTGACCGGGACCGTGCCCGAGGCCTGGGCCGGAAAGACCGTCGAAGCCCTCCTCGACCTCGGCTTCGACGAGAACATGCCCGGCTTCCAGTGCGAGGGCCTGGTCTATCGGCCCGACGGCACCCCGGTGAAGGGCCTCAACCCCCGCAACCAGTGGGTGCGCGTCGGCGCGCCCGTCGAGGGCGGCGAGGAGATACGGCTGCACATCGAGGCGGCCTCCAACCCCGTCATCCTCGACTACCACCCCTTCCGGCCCACGCAGTTGGGCGACAAGGAGACCGCGGGCAGCGAACCGCAGTACACCCTCGCCCGCATGGACCTCGCGGTCTTCGACGAGACCGTGTGGCAGCTGGTGATCGACCTGGAGGTGCTCGGCGAGCTGATGGCCGAGCTGCCCGTGGAGTCGGCCCGCCGCTGGGACATCCTGCGCGCGCTGGAGCGGGCGCTCGACGCCATCGACCTCCAGGACGTCAATGGCTCGGCGGCGCGGGCCCGTTCATGCCTCACCGAGGTCCTCTCCGCTCCCGCCGTCCCCTCCGCCCACCGCATCAGCGCCGTCGGCCACGCGCACATCGACTCGGCGTGGCTGTGGCCGCTGCGCGAGACGGTCCGCAAGGTCGCCCGTACGACCGCCAACATGACCGCGCTCCTGGAGGACGAACCCGACTTCGTCTTCGCCATGTCGCAGGCCCAGCAGTGGGCATGGGTGAAGGAGCACCGGCCCGAGGTATGGGCGCGGGTGAAGAAGGCGGTGGCGGACGGTCGGTTCGTGCCGGCCGGTGGCATGTGGGTGGAATCGGACACCAACATGCCCGGCTCGGAGGCGATGGCCCGTCAGTTCGTGCACGGCAAGCGGTTCTTCCTCGACGAGTTCGGCATCGAGAACGACGAGGCCTGGCTGCCCGACACCTTCGGCTTCGCCGCGGGGCTGCCGCAGATCATCAGGGCCGCGGGCGCCAAGTGGCTGCTCACGCAGAAGATCTCCTGGTCGCAGACCAACAAGTTCCCGCACCACACCTTCCAGTGGGAGGGCATCGACGGCACGCGGATCTTCACGCACTTCCCGTCCGTCGACACCTACAACTGCTCCATGCGCGGCGCCGAGATCGCCCACGCGGCCCGCAACTTCAAGGACAAGGGATCCGCCCGGCACTCCCTCGCGCCCACCGGCTGGGGAGACGGAGGCGGTGGCACGACCCGCGAGATGGTCGCCAAGGCCGCCAGACTGCGCGACCTGGAGGGCTCGGCGACGGTCGTCTGGGAGAGCCCCGGAGCCTTCTTCGAGAAGGCGGAGGCCGAGTACGCCCATCCGCCCGTCTGGGTCGGTGAGCTCTACCTCGAACTCCACCGCGCCACCCTCACCAGCCAGGCGCGGACCAAGCAGGGCAACCGCCGCAGCGAACACCTCCTGCGCGAGGCGGAGCTGTGGGCGGCGACCGCTGCCGTGCGCACCGGATTCCCTTACCCGTACGAAGAGTTGGACCGTATCTGGAAGACGGTCCTGCTGCACCAGTTCCATGACATCCTGCCCGGTTCCTCCATCGCCTGGGTGCACCGCGAGGCCCGTGCCACGTACGACCGTCTCGCCGCCGAGCTCGACGCGATCATCGACGCGGCCCAGCGGGCCCTGGCCGGCGAGGGGCCGACCCCCCTCGCCTTCAACGCGG
Encoded proteins:
- a CDS encoding endo-beta-N-acetylglucosaminidase, with amino-acid sequence MNPTRRTVLIAAGAAALTPSLPGAAAPKAGAATQPYASYWYPDSFPSGTPDTGVTWRSLKSWRAADDPDLAFNAATVPLAARFTPTAANTTARSGQARVQALVAFGPTSSNPSQGSATADYYALTHWAYLDELVFWGGSAGEGLILAPNAPIVDAAHRHGVPVLGNIFLPPVAYGGQLQWTRDLVQKDSTGHYPLAAQLVAVAAAHGFDGWFVNAETGGGNSALGSAMLGFVRELKLLAAAQGQRVTWYDAMTVNGSVSWQGALDSRNQAFFQAADDMFVDFRWSSGTLASSGRKAVQLGRSRYELWAGVDVESGGSNTSVNWDAIVPTGKTHVTSIGFYRPEWTRNHLPAGRTPGDFHAADDRFWTGRSLDPSRPDGSDPWRAPAVSVADRSTVSSVPFASVFNTGHGLRWYQDGAVASDTPWNHLGLQDRLPSRRWVVRARGQRPTVTFDFADAWRGGSSVLVDGELDQPVVLDLYATRLPITVDTVVELTHRADAGGVNVELAVATAEPGGAGATLPYAYLPVNSVNAWHTSTVRLTGLSGTIHALGIRLTVPGGGSVRWRLGGLAVHDTAATPAAPADLRITAASGGDLRFAWGAAPGPVRHYELHRLLPDGTRRFLGGTCQRAYHVAGLQPAPGETTARFEMRSVGELYNASPPVTVTHTW
- a CDS encoding alpha-mannosidase, which produces MHDDRSLVEARLRRVLDERVRPAVYPESVPLQVAVWHAPGEPVPVDEGLTAEPEPIAVGDRWGAPWGTSWFRVTGTVPEAWAGKTVEALLDLGFDENMPGFQCEGLVYRPDGTPVKGLNPRNQWVRVGAPVEGGEEIRLHIEAASNPVILDYHPFRPTQLGDKETAGSEPQYTLARMDLAVFDETVWQLVIDLEVLGELMAELPVESARRWDILRALERALDAIDLQDVNGSAARARSCLTEVLSAPAVPSAHRISAVGHAHIDSAWLWPLRETVRKVARTTANMTALLEDEPDFVFAMSQAQQWAWVKEHRPEVWARVKKAVADGRFVPAGGMWVESDTNMPGSEAMARQFVHGKRFFLDEFGIENDEAWLPDTFGFAAGLPQIIRAAGAKWLLTQKISWSQTNKFPHHTFQWEGIDGTRIFTHFPSVDTYNCSMRGAEIAHAARNFKDKGSARHSLAPTGWGDGGGGTTREMVAKAARLRDLEGSATVVWESPGAFFEKAEAEYAHPPVWVGELYLELHRATLTSQARTKQGNRRSEHLLREAELWAATAAVRTGFPYPYEELDRIWKTVLLHQFHDILPGSSIAWVHREARATYDRLAAELDAIIDAAQRALAGEGPTPLAFNAAPHARAGIPAGGAGTPVTEGGTTLAAGPDGGHVLDNGLLRIVIDAHGLVVSVYDIEADRETVAPGRAANLLQLHPDFPNMWDAWDVDAFYRNTVTDLTDTDEVTEGEDGRSVRIVRSFGASRVTQMLSLPPGERRLVLDTEVDWHETEKFLKLAFPLDLHAERYASETQFGHFHRPTHTNTSWEAAKFEACNHRFVHLEEPGWGVAVVNDSTYGHDVTRTVRTDGDRGTTTTVRVSLLRAPRFPDPETDQGVHRFRHALVPGAGIGDAVREGWRINLPERRLTGAHEVAPLVTVDDDAVVITAVKLADDGSDDVVVRLHEAHGGRARPTLKAGFEVADVTATDLLERPWDEGAAPERDGDRVTVRLRPFELVTLRLSLARAHLR